A genomic stretch from Homalodisca vitripennis isolate AUS2020 unplaced genomic scaffold, UT_GWSS_2.1 ScUCBcl_6347;HRSCAF=13519, whole genome shotgun sequence includes:
- the LOC124373758 gene encoding renin-2-like isoform X1, with protein sequence MSPFYNMILQDLVPSPVFSLYFSDAKNELIFGGVDPNYYKGEFIFVNTLNKMTDRWQFLFKGIYVEDKELSKRGCLGIVDSGSDFLMGSKELIEAIMESIDPQRVTNKVHEGYIVSCSDIDKLKEVRFKTMENKILSMMPKEYV encoded by the exons ATGTCACCTTTCTATAATATGATACTTCAGGACTTAGTGCCTTCTCCTGTGTTTTCTCTCTATTTCTCcga tgcaaaaaatgaattaatatttggAGGAGTGGATCCAAACTACTATAAAGGAGAGTTTATATTTGTGAATACACTCAACAAGATGACTGATCGCTGGCAATTTCTCTTCAAAGG GATATATGTGGAAGATAAGGAGTTGAGCAAAAGGGGTTGTCTGGGTATTGTGGACTCAGGCTCTGACTTTTTGATGGGGTCTAAGGAATTAATAGAAGCGATTATGGAATCAATAGACCCTCAACGGGTTACCAACAAAGTGCATGAAGGCTATATc GTCTCTTGCAGTGATATTGACAAACTAAAAGAAGTAAGATTTAAAACCATGGAGAACAAGATATTATCCATGATGCCTAAGGAATATGTTTAA
- the LOC124373758 gene encoding renin-like isoform X2: protein MTDRWQFLFKGIYVEDKELSKRGCLGIVDSGSDFLMGSKELIEAIMESIDPQRVTNKVHEGYIVSCSDIDKLKEVRFKTMENKILSMMPKEYV, encoded by the exons ATGACTGATCGCTGGCAATTTCTCTTCAAAGG GATATATGTGGAAGATAAGGAGTTGAGCAAAAGGGGTTGTCTGGGTATTGTGGACTCAGGCTCTGACTTTTTGATGGGGTCTAAGGAATTAATAGAAGCGATTATGGAATCAATAGACCCTCAACGGGTTACCAACAAAGTGCATGAAGGCTATATc GTCTCTTGCAGTGATATTGACAAACTAAAAGAAGTAAGATTTAAAACCATGGAGAACAAGATATTATCCATGATGCCTAAGGAATATGTTTAA